In a genomic window of Cytobacillus sp. FSL H8-0458:
- a CDS encoding ABC transporter ATP-binding protein — MRHEESGNIISLDKISWKRNGKQILDNVSWKVREGEHWALLGLNGSGKTTILQMITGYLWPNGGQVSVLGNLFGKTNIPELRKSIGWVSTSLDDKFQFRPTESALEIVLSGKFASIGLYQEITQQDLDKAKDLMHQFNIGHVQDQTLTSLSQGEKRKAMIARALMASPKLLILDEPCNGLDIYSKEELLASIEKMAAQPDGPTILYVTHHIEEIVPSISHTMLLKDGKVIAQGSKCHTLTDQLLEVTFRVPISVEWENGRPWVRVKPSSSLAEPFIIAND; from the coding sequence ATGAGGCATGAGGAATCAGGAAATATCATATCGCTGGATAAGATCAGCTGGAAAAGAAACGGGAAGCAGATACTGGATAATGTTTCTTGGAAGGTAAGGGAAGGAGAGCATTGGGCCCTTTTAGGCTTGAATGGATCAGGAAAAACCACAATCCTGCAAATGATTACCGGCTACCTGTGGCCTAATGGCGGCCAGGTGTCCGTTTTAGGAAATCTTTTTGGGAAGACCAATATCCCTGAGCTTCGAAAATCCATCGGCTGGGTAAGTACCTCGCTTGACGATAAGTTTCAATTTCGGCCAACCGAATCCGCCCTTGAAATTGTTCTGAGCGGAAAATTTGCATCAATCGGTCTCTATCAGGAGATAACGCAGCAGGACCTGGATAAAGCAAAGGACTTAATGCATCAGTTCAATATTGGCCATGTCCAGGATCAAACTCTCACATCCCTCTCACAGGGGGAAAAACGAAAAGCGATGATTGCAAGAGCGCTAATGGCTTCACCTAAGCTGCTGATTCTAGATGAACCGTGCAATGGGCTGGATATCTATTCGAAGGAAGAATTGCTGGCCTCCATTGAAAAAATGGCTGCACAGCCCGATGGTCCCACGATTCTTTACGTTACCCATCATATCGAGGAAATTGTTCCGTCTATCTCTCACACCATGCTGCTGAAGGATGGAAAGGTGATCGCACAAGGGAGTAAATGTCATACATTGACCGATCAGCTGCTTGAGGTAACATTTCGCGTACCAATTTCGGTAGAATGGGAAAACGGCCGTCCCTGGGTGCGGGTAAAACCTTCGTCCAGCCTGGCAGAGCCTTTCATAATTGCAAATGATTGA
- a CDS encoding YezD family protein, which produces MKQMLQSIKFGSITLVVQDGKVIQLEKNEKVRLQPNKRAD; this is translated from the coding sequence TTGAAGCAGATGCTTCAGAGCATTAAATTCGGATCGATCACACTGGTCGTCCAGGATGGCAAGGTCATACAACTTGAGAAGAACGAAAAGGTTCGTCTTCAACCAAATAAGCGCGCTGACTAG
- the eutL gene encoding ethanolamine utilization microcompartment protein EutL: MGLERIHADILAVRVIPNVDQELAKQFQLKPHHRSLAIFTSTVDDVGYTALDEATKRADVEVVYARSFYAGAAHASGPLSGEMIGIIAGPSPDEVKSGMEAVFQTAESDAYFEALDQEKSHAIYAHVVSRTGSYLSKEAGINIGEPIAYLIAPPLEAVYGLDAALKAADVEMVKFFGPPSETNFGGGLLTGSQSACQAAADAFREAIMEISQNPIKY, translated from the coding sequence ATGGGATTAGAACGCATTCACGCTGATATATTGGCTGTTCGGGTGATTCCTAATGTGGACCAGGAGCTAGCAAAGCAGTTTCAGCTTAAGCCCCATCACCGAAGTTTGGCGATTTTCACCTCTACCGTCGATGACGTAGGCTATACTGCACTCGATGAAGCTACTAAAAGAGCAGATGTCGAAGTGGTGTATGCCAGGTCCTTTTATGCGGGCGCTGCTCATGCTTCCGGGCCATTATCAGGTGAAATGATCGGCATTATTGCAGGTCCATCCCCTGATGAAGTCAAAAGCGGTATGGAGGCCGTATTTCAGACAGCTGAATCCGATGCTTATTTTGAAGCGCTTGATCAGGAAAAATCACATGCCATTTATGCGCATGTTGTTTCCAGAACAGGATCCTATCTGTCTAAGGAAGCAGGCATCAATATCGGAGAGCCTATTGCATATCTGATAGCCCCTCCATTGGAAGCCGTTTATGGACTTGACGCTGCTCTAAAGGCAGCAGATGTAGAAATGGTTAAATTTTTCGGGCCGCCTTCGGAAACCAATTTTGGCGGAGGGCTTTTGACCGGCTCCCAATCAGCCTGCCAGGCGGCTGCAGATGCTTTCCGGGAAGCCATTATGGAAATTTCTCAGAACCCTATAAAGTACTAA
- a CDS encoding phosphoadenylyl-sulfate reductase, giving the protein MSTAVTYENWNQISDTFPIGDKLKGASTVLKWAYENYPEDKIVYASSFGAEAIVLIDLIQEIKPDAHIVFLDTGLHFPETYEVIDKIEARFPSLRIERKEPKLTLDQQAAEYGSALWKREPNSCCQIRKVIPLREALTPKQAWISGLRREQSPTRANTQFLNRDEKFKNIKICPLIHWTWDEVWTYIREKELPYNTLHDHGYPSIGCFPCTQAVDENGDSRAGRWSGTSKTECGLHTS; this is encoded by the coding sequence ATGAGCACTGCAGTAACATATGAAAATTGGAATCAAATCTCAGATACATTCCCAATTGGTGACAAATTAAAAGGCGCAAGCACTGTATTGAAATGGGCTTATGAAAATTATCCTGAAGATAAAATTGTCTATGCATCGAGCTTCGGAGCGGAAGCCATCGTACTGATTGACCTCATACAGGAAATAAAGCCAGATGCCCATATTGTATTTCTGGACACCGGGCTTCATTTTCCGGAAACCTATGAAGTGATTGACAAAATTGAAGCCCGCTTTCCAAGCCTCAGGATTGAGCGGAAAGAGCCCAAGCTGACACTGGACCAGCAGGCTGCAGAATATGGATCGGCACTTTGGAAAAGGGAGCCCAATTCATGCTGCCAGATCCGTAAAGTGATTCCATTGAGAGAAGCGTTAACACCAAAGCAGGCCTGGATCTCCGGCCTTCGACGGGAGCAGTCCCCTACAAGAGCGAATACTCAGTTCCTAAACAGAGATGAAAAATTCAAAAACATCAAAATCTGCCCGCTGATTCACTGGACATGGGATGAAGTTTGGACTTACATCAGGGAAAAAGAACTGCCCTACAACACATTGCATGACCATGGCTATCCAAGCATCGGCTGCTTTCCCTGTACACAGGCAGTCGATGAAAATGGCGATTCCCGTGCGGGCCGATGGTCTGGCACAAGCAAAACTGAATGCGGCCTTCATACGAGCTAG
- a CDS encoding inorganic phosphate transporter — MLTIIAVTVGLFFAMNIGASGAAASMGIAYGSGVLKNRMLALILCGFAVFFGAWLGGGEVVKTMGSGIVPKETFTVAIALIVIASAALSLFLANVFGIPLSTSEVTVGSVVGAGIVYQSVFAGKLAWIVAFWLLTPFAAFLIAIAAAAFLKRDFIQNLIKKPKAASILAILVVFMGVFEAFSAGMNNVANAVGPLVGAGIMSTGSGIFWGGLFVALGAVLLGKKVLETNGKKITKIRLEEGCVISGTGAGIVTIASVFGIPVPLTQITTSSIIGIGFVKQGRSVFKKDIVVQLLVVWVVSPVLSMVLSYTLIQLLIEQNVYPVIAMAGVLISVFGVKFLMNQAPASVRPITEKK, encoded by the coding sequence ATGCTTACGATCATAGCGGTCACAGTCGGTTTATTTTTCGCCATGAATATCGGGGCAAGCGGAGCAGCAGCATCCATGGGGATCGCATATGGTTCAGGTGTCCTGAAAAACCGCATGTTAGCTCTTATTCTTTGCGGCTTTGCCGTTTTCTTTGGAGCATGGCTTGGCGGGGGAGAAGTGGTGAAGACGATGGGAAGCGGTATTGTTCCTAAAGAGACCTTCACGGTTGCCATCGCGCTGATTGTGATTGCATCTGCGGCCCTTTCGCTGTTTCTGGCCAATGTATTCGGAATCCCGCTTTCTACCAGTGAGGTGACGGTCGGGTCTGTTGTTGGTGCCGGAATCGTCTACCAATCCGTATTTGCCGGAAAGCTTGCCTGGATCGTCGCATTCTGGCTGCTTACTCCATTTGCCGCTTTTTTAATTGCCATAGCTGCAGCTGCTTTTTTAAAGAGAGACTTTATACAGAACCTGATTAAAAAGCCCAAGGCTGCTTCGATTTTAGCCATACTCGTCGTTTTCATGGGCGTGTTTGAAGCATTCTCGGCAGGCATGAATAATGTTGCCAATGCAGTCGGCCCGCTTGTTGGTGCTGGCATTATGAGCACAGGCAGCGGAATCTTCTGGGGCGGCCTGTTTGTCGCTTTAGGAGCCGTTCTGCTGGGAAAAAAAGTCCTCGAGACGAATGGCAAAAAGATCACCAAAATCCGTCTTGAGGAAGGCTGTGTCATTTCAGGAACAGGAGCTGGAATTGTTACGATTGCTTCCGTTTTTGGAATCCCTGTCCCTTTAACCCAAATCACCACTTCCTCCATCATCGGAATCGGCTTTGTGAAGCAGGGACGGTCAGTCTTCAAGAAGGACATTGTGGTGCAGCTATTAGTCGTATGGGTCGTCTCACCTGTATTATCGATGGTCCTATCCTATACGCTCATCCAGCTGCTCATTGAACAAAATGTATATCCGGTGATTGCCATGGCCGGTGTGCTTATCTCTGTTTTCGGAGTGAAATTCTTAATGAATCAGGCACCAGCCAGTGTAAGGCCGATAACTGAAAAAAAGTAA
- a CDS encoding IDEAL domain-containing protein, producing the protein MEKRLLNSPQQSEENVSLLAEQVLNQALKEYRIEKLREKIDEALTSRNQKEFMRLTDELKKIS; encoded by the coding sequence ATGGAAAAACGTCTACTTAACTCGCCGCAACAGTCTGAGGAAAACGTGTCATTGTTAGCAGAACAAGTCCTAAATCAAGCTCTTAAGGAATACCGAATAGAAAAGCTTCGCGAAAAAATTGATGAAGCTCTCACAAGCCGAAACCAAAAAGAATTCATGCGCCTAACTGATGAATTAAAGAAAATCTCTTAG
- a CDS encoding BMC domain-containing protein, which translates to MARELTALGMIETKGLVASVEAADAMVKAANVHLVGKVHVGGGIVTVLVRGDVGAVKAATDAGAAAAQRVGELKSVHVIPRPHNELESILPKIDVEL; encoded by the coding sequence ATGGCTAGAGAATTAACTGCATTAGGAATGATTGAAACTAAAGGTTTGGTTGCTTCAGTGGAAGCTGCTGACGCGATGGTAAAGGCTGCAAATGTTCATTTAGTTGGTAAGGTGCATGTTGGGGGCGGAATTGTAACGGTTCTTGTCCGGGGAGATGTAGGTGCTGTTAAAGCGGCAACTGATGCGGGTGCTGCAGCAGCACAGCGTGTTGGAGAATTGAAATCTGTTCATGTCATTCCCCGCCCTCATAACGAATTGGAAAGCATTCTTCCAAAAATTGATGTTGAGCTTTAA
- a CDS encoding Gfo/Idh/MocA family protein, with translation MVRFGIVGTNWITERFLKAALQAEDFQLTAVYSRTEEKAKEFAGKYGVEKTFTDLQTMAASGEVDAVYIASPNSLHAEQAIIFMKHNVHVLCEKPIASNAKELQSMIAAARENNVLLMEALKSTFMPNFLAVKENLHKIGEVRRYFASFCQYSSRYDAYRQGTVLNAFNPEFSNGSLMDIGIYCIYPLVALFGKPEEIKAAGYKLDSGVDGEGSMVLKYPSMDAVIMFSKITNSSLPAEIQGEEGNIVIDKISGPEKVTLHYRSGENEDLTQDQLSDSMYYEAKEFIRLIQTGKTESEVNSFENSMATMEILDEARRQMGVIYPSDQK, from the coding sequence TTGGTTCGTTTCGGTATAGTGGGCACTAACTGGATTACAGAAAGATTCTTAAAAGCGGCACTGCAGGCTGAAGATTTTCAGCTGACAGCTGTTTATTCACGCACGGAGGAAAAAGCAAAAGAATTTGCAGGCAAATATGGAGTGGAGAAAACTTTTACTGATTTACAGACGATGGCAGCTAGCGGAGAAGTTGACGCCGTTTATATTGCAAGCCCGAATTCCCTGCATGCAGAGCAGGCTATTATTTTTATGAAACACAATGTTCATGTTTTATGCGAAAAGCCTATCGCCTCGAATGCAAAGGAATTGCAGAGCATGATCGCTGCAGCAAGGGAGAACAACGTTCTGCTCATGGAAGCATTAAAATCTACTTTTATGCCAAATTTTTTGGCCGTAAAAGAAAACCTTCATAAAATCGGAGAGGTTCGCAGGTATTTTGCAAGCTTTTGCCAGTACTCTTCCCGCTATGATGCCTACAGGCAGGGAACCGTTCTGAATGCATTCAATCCCGAATTTTCGAATGGTTCATTAATGGACATCGGAATATACTGCATTTATCCGCTTGTGGCATTATTCGGCAAACCGGAGGAAATTAAAGCTGCAGGCTATAAATTGGATTCCGGGGTTGATGGGGAAGGAAGCATGGTCCTTAAATATCCCAGCATGGATGCGGTGATCATGTTCAGCAAAATCACCAATTCAAGCCTTCCGGCAGAAATCCAGGGAGAAGAAGGCAATATTGTGATAGATAAAATAAGTGGCCCTGAAAAAGTTACACTGCATTACCGCAGCGGAGAAAATGAAGATCTCACACAGGATCAATTAAGCGATTCCATGTATTACGAAGCAAAAGAATTCATAAGACTGATTCAGACCGGCAAAACTGAATCTGAAGTGAACTCGTTTGAAAACTCTATGGCAACAATGGAAATTTTGGATGAAGCACGCAGGCAAATGGGTGTAATTTATCCGAGTGACCAAAAATAA
- a CDS encoding BMC domain-containing protein, which translates to MARALGMIETRGLIGSIEAADAMLKAADVTLVKQEKVDAALVTVLVQGDVSAVQAAVDAGKEAAARVGELMSAHVIPHPDEDIKKALLDDRKPKEMKREAHLVKKAGSKKKQISAAEQDNREDQ; encoded by the coding sequence ATGGCAAGAGCACTTGGCATGATTGAAACAAGAGGGCTGATTGGCTCCATTGAAGCAGCAGATGCCATGCTGAAAGCAGCGGATGTTACGCTGGTGAAGCAGGAAAAAGTGGACGCCGCATTAGTGACAGTTTTGGTGCAGGGCGATGTAAGTGCTGTTCAGGCTGCTGTGGATGCAGGTAAGGAAGCAGCTGCCAGAGTGGGTGAACTCATGTCAGCGCATGTTATCCCTCATCCTGATGAAGATATTAAGAAAGCTTTATTGGATGACAGGAAACCAAAGGAAATGAAAAGAGAAGCACACCTCGTAAAAAAGGCAGGAAGCAAAAAGAAACAGATATCAGCGGCGGAGCAAGATAACCGTGAAGATCAATAA
- the mdh gene encoding malate dehydrogenase gives MTFKRRKIAVIGSGFTGATAALMLAQKELGDIILVDIPSQTNPTKGKALDMLEAGPVQRFNASITGTSSYEDIQDADLVLITAGMPRKPGMSRDDLVAVNEKIMIEVSQNIKTYAPESYIIVLSNPVDAMTYVCYKTTGFPKNRVIGQSGVLDTARFNTFVAQELGVSIEDISGFVLGGHGDDMVPLVRYSYAGGIPLEKILPADRIEAIVERTRKGGGEIVNLLGQGSAYYAPAASMVEMAEAILKDKKRILPSIAYLEGEYGYKNIYLGVPTILGGNGIESVIEIPLTADEKKALDQSVKSVQNVMSILETAKA, from the coding sequence ATGACTTTTAAGAGAAGAAAAATTGCCGTTATCGGGTCAGGCTTTACAGGTGCGACGGCAGCACTGATGCTGGCCCAAAAAGAACTGGGAGACATAATCTTAGTTGACATACCTTCACAGACAAACCCAACAAAAGGCAAGGCCCTTGATATGCTGGAAGCTGGACCGGTTCAGCGCTTTAATGCCAGCATAACCGGAACTTCAAGCTATGAAGACATTCAAGATGCAGATTTAGTTTTGATTACGGCAGGAATGCCAAGAAAACCGGGAATGAGCCGGGACGATCTTGTCGCTGTAAATGAGAAGATTATGATTGAGGTTTCTCAAAATATAAAAACATACGCCCCGGAAAGCTATATTATTGTATTAAGCAATCCTGTCGATGCCATGACCTATGTCTGTTATAAAACGACCGGTTTTCCGAAAAATAGGGTGATCGGCCAATCAGGAGTTTTGGATACAGCCCGATTCAATACGTTTGTGGCTCAAGAGCTGGGAGTTTCGATTGAAGATATTTCCGGTTTTGTCCTGGGCGGTCATGGAGATGACATGGTTCCGCTTGTCAGATATTCATATGCCGGCGGTATTCCTCTGGAGAAAATTCTCCCTGCGGACCGAATCGAAGCGATCGTGGAAAGGACCAGAAAAGGCGGCGGAGAAATTGTAAATCTGCTTGGCCAGGGAAGTGCCTATTATGCACCTGCAGCTTCAATGGTTGAGATGGCTGAAGCGATACTGAAAGATAAAAAACGAATCCTGCCTTCAATTGCCTACCTGGAAGGTGAGTATGGATACAAAAACATCTACCTGGGAGTGCCTACAATCCTTGGCGGAAATGGAATAGAAAGTGTCATTGAAATACCATTGACTGCCGATGAGAAAAAAGCCCTTGATCAATCTGTTAAATCTGTACAAAATGTAATGAGCATACTTGAAACAGCCAAAGCATAA
- a CDS encoding EutN/CcmL family microcompartment protein — protein sequence MEMGTVIGNVWATRKEDDLTGLKFLVVEPHGISAEKTFVAVDRIGAGVGDQVLVTRGSSASNMSGDIKLPIDALIIGIIDSVDVEEKEVK from the coding sequence ATGGAAATGGGAACGGTAATCGGCAATGTATGGGCCACAAGAAAAGAGGATGATTTAACAGGTCTGAAGTTTTTGGTTGTCGAGCCTCATGGAATTTCAGCAGAAAAAACATTCGTTGCGGTTGACCGTATTGGCGCAGGAGTCGGTGATCAGGTTCTCGTTACACGTGGAAGTTCGGCTTCAAATATGTCCGGGGATATCAAATTGCCAATTGATGCATTGATTATTGGGATCATAGATTCTGTTGACGTTGAAGAGAAAGAGGTGAAATAG
- a CDS encoding acetaldehyde dehydrogenase (acetylating): MQFDHDLQSMQEMRDAVKRAKEAQLKYMAFTQQQVDEIVKKAADAAYAKSLALAQMAVEETRMGIVEHKKIKNEVGSKAVYESIKDEKTVGIIHEDRVNKVTEIAYPYGVIAGIIPTTNPTSTAIFKALIALKTRNAIVVSPHPRAVKCTVEALKIVNEAAIHAGAPEGLIGWISKPSMSATNELMKHRDINLILATGGGGLVRAAYSSGKPAYGVGPGNVPCYIEKTAKVAQSAKMIIDSKSFDNGTICATEQSIVVDRNIKEMTMRELRNNGAYLLNKHEKAALEKVISPSPGKLNPDIVGQSAVKIAAMASIQVPEDTRVLIAEETEVGKDIPFSIEKLSPVFALYTAESLQEAKEICLKLLNLGGRGHSLSIHTNDDAVARDFALEMPVSRMMVNTLSSIGAVGATTGLMPSLTLGCGSFGGNITSDNVTARHLINIKRLAYGTKEVTIPKPAASFSIAEKEQAGSQDVDDIVSQVLQQVSPDGNIDANMIAEMVNQVMKKYQTN; this comes from the coding sequence TTGCAATTTGATCATGATCTTCAATCCATGCAGGAAATGAGGGATGCTGTAAAGCGGGCTAAAGAAGCCCAATTAAAGTATATGGCCTTTACACAGCAGCAGGTGGACGAAATCGTCAAAAAAGCCGCTGATGCTGCATATGCCAAGTCACTTGCCCTTGCCCAAATGGCAGTTGAGGAAACACGGATGGGCATAGTTGAGCACAAAAAAATCAAAAACGAAGTCGGTTCCAAGGCTGTTTATGAATCAATCAAAGATGAAAAGACAGTAGGCATCATACATGAGGACCGTGTAAATAAAGTGACGGAAATTGCCTATCCATACGGTGTCATTGCCGGTATTATTCCAACAACTAATCCTACTTCAACTGCTATTTTTAAAGCACTTATTGCTTTAAAAACAAGAAATGCCATTGTTGTGAGCCCTCATCCAAGGGCAGTGAAATGCACAGTTGAGGCGCTAAAAATCGTCAATGAAGCAGCCATACATGCTGGTGCACCTGAAGGATTAATTGGATGGATCTCAAAGCCTTCAATGAGTGCAACAAACGAACTAATGAAGCATCGAGACATCAATCTCATTTTAGCAACAGGCGGCGGCGGACTGGTCAGGGCGGCGTATAGCTCAGGCAAGCCTGCTTATGGAGTAGGACCTGGAAACGTGCCTTGCTATATTGAAAAAACCGCTAAGGTGGCCCAGTCGGCAAAAATGATTATTGACAGCAAATCTTTTGATAATGGAACGATTTGCGCTACTGAACAATCGATCGTCGTCGATCGCAACATCAAAGAAATGACCATGAGAGAACTCAGAAATAATGGGGCTTATCTTTTAAATAAGCATGAAAAAGCGGCTTTGGAAAAGGTCATTTCGCCTTCACCTGGAAAGCTGAATCCGGATATTGTTGGTCAAAGTGCTGTTAAAATCGCAGCTATGGCCAGTATCCAAGTCCCTGAAGATACAAGAGTTTTAATTGCTGAAGAAACTGAGGTAGGCAAAGACATACCATTTTCTATTGAAAAATTATCTCCGGTATTTGCGCTTTATACAGCGGAAAGCTTGCAGGAGGCAAAAGAGATATGCCTGAAGCTGCTCAATTTGGGCGGAAGAGGTCATAGCCTTTCCATTCATACGAATGACGACGCAGTGGCCAGGGATTTTGCCCTGGAAATGCCTGTTTCAAGAATGATGGTCAATACGCTGTCTTCGATTGGCGCCGTTGGGGCGACAACCGGCTTGATGCCTTCTTTGACACTGGGGTGCGGTTCATTCGGCGGCAACATTACCTCTGATAATGTAACAGCACGCCACCTGATCAATATTAAAAGATTGGCTTATGGAACGAAAGAAGTCACCATCCCAAAACCGGCAGCATCCTTTTCTATAGCTGAAAAAGAACAAGCCGGCAGCCAGGATGTTGATGATATAGTTAGCCAGGTTCTTCAGCAAGTATCGCCGGATGGCAATATAGATGCAAACATGATTGCTGAAATGGTCAATCAAGTAATGAAAAAATATCAAACTAACTAA
- a CDS encoding M14 family zinc carboxypeptidase — MTLKKKVLSVSLTGLMALGAVTAVGMPADAVGNGPSTGNGSIQTSILHTYASLTDYLKTQDAKQEAMELEVIGQTVKGRDIYMAKYISNPENPTVLFLTQQHGNEQLTTEGALEFIKHLGTGKTSGVLKDVNILVIPMLNADGAMGDVNFSLDDYLADGDRHLTRYNANRVDLNREHAKETSEMEPEARALHENVFQKYNIDYMIDLHHQGTLSETEGKLVSGSILYPTNSNVKPEVLEKSKKLGSVVFNSLHHTGWGHIGKYVGGTGENIGRNGAAVRYDISTLLFEMRGMSDHNYEPYALGQKSNGYLIKQTITTLDATVSAIADGSINSADTSFWDTLPEQTTRQNEEADE, encoded by the coding sequence ATGACATTGAAGAAAAAAGTTCTATCAGTATCACTGACAGGTTTGATGGCTTTAGGTGCAGTTACAGCAGTTGGTATGCCTGCAGATGCAGTAGGGAATGGGCCTAGCACAGGAAATGGGTCCATCCAGACTTCCATTCTGCATACATATGCCAGTTTAACAGATTATTTGAAAACACAGGATGCAAAGCAGGAAGCCATGGAGCTTGAAGTCATCGGCCAGACGGTAAAAGGCCGTGATATTTACATGGCAAAATACATATCCAACCCTGAAAATCCAACGGTTCTCTTTCTGACTCAGCAGCACGGGAATGAGCAGCTGACAACTGAAGGAGCCTTGGAGTTTATCAAGCACCTTGGCACCGGCAAAACAAGCGGAGTCCTTAAAGATGTCAATATTCTCGTCATCCCAATGCTTAACGCAGATGGAGCAATGGGGGATGTTAACTTCTCACTTGACGATTATCTTGCCGATGGCGACCGTCATTTAACCCGCTATAATGCAAATCGTGTGGATTTAAATCGGGAACATGCTAAGGAAACAAGCGAAATGGAGCCGGAAGCCCGTGCTCTCCATGAAAACGTGTTTCAGAAATACAATATCGATTACATGATTGATCTTCATCATCAGGGCACATTAAGTGAAACAGAAGGAAAGCTTGTGTCCGGAAGTATTCTTTATCCGACAAACAGCAATGTAAAGCCAGAGGTTCTTGAAAAATCCAAAAAGCTTGGATCAGTTGTGTTTAACTCGCTTCACCATACAGGCTGGGGTCATATTGGAAAATATGTCGGCGGCACAGGTGAAAACATTGGCCGAAACGGTGCTGCTGTCCGTTACGACATTTCCACCCTACTTTTTGAAATGCGCGGAATGTCCGACCACAACTATGAGCCATACGCCCTTGGCCAAAAGAGCAACGGCTATCTCATTAAACAGACAATCACAACACTTGATGCGACAGTAAGCGCAATCGCAGACGGCTCAATCAATTCTGCTGACACAAGCTTCTGGGATACGCTGCCTGAACAGACAACAAGGCAAAACGAAGAAGCTGACGAATAA
- a CDS encoding phosphate propanoyltransferase: MNEQAIQSIVEEIVSRLKNSSVKDHSIPMAVSARHCHLSQSDLEVLFGTGYQLTKKAELSQPGQFAANEIITIAGPRGSIEKVRILGPARHITQVEVSRTDSIKLGLKPPLRESGNLEGSSPVTLIGPKGSLYKKEGLIIAQAHIHMAPEDAETFGVKNGEYVKVEAAGERPISFGNVLIRISPRYRLEMHIDTDEANAGLISGKTAGRLVRQEESL; the protein is encoded by the coding sequence ATGAACGAGCAAGCCATTCAATCGATTGTCGAGGAAATCGTTTCAAGGCTAAAAAATTCCTCAGTCAAAGACCATTCAATTCCAATGGCTGTCTCTGCCCGGCATTGTCACTTAAGTCAAAGTGATCTGGAAGTTCTTTTTGGAACAGGCTATCAGCTTACCAAAAAAGCTGAATTATCTCAGCCTGGCCAATTCGCTGCTAATGAAATCATTACCATCGCAGGACCTAGAGGAAGCATTGAAAAAGTGCGCATTCTAGGTCCTGCGCGCCATATAACCCAGGTAGAAGTCAGCCGTACAGATTCGATCAAGCTCGGGTTGAAGCCCCCGCTTCGCGAATCCGGGAATTTAGAAGGTTCTTCGCCCGTTACTCTGATTGGGCCAAAGGGCAGCCTATACAAAAAAGAAGGTTTGATTATTGCACAGGCACACATTCATATGGCTCCGGAAGATGCTGAAACTTTCGGAGTGAAAAATGGGGAATACGTCAAAGTTGAGGCAGCGGGAGAACGTCCAATATCCTTTGGAAATGTGTTAATTAGAATATCTCCCCGGTACAGACTTGAAATGCATATTGATACTGATGAAGCCAATGCAGGGCTGATTTCCGGAAAAACAGCCGGCAGGCTAGTAAGGCAAGAGGAAAGCTTATGA